A single genomic interval of Chloracidobacterium validum harbors:
- a CDS encoding energy transducer TonB, which translates to MFDTMVESTSQVKDAGRRSAFMAVTFVIWVVGFTGLVIWQVWTAAAELSQSANDVTLLAPPPPPPPPPPPPPAATTSVPQTKAPVVDDTFTAPKEVPKEIKEIPKQAQLRSRVGDASSSDAAGMVGGVPGGVPGGVPGGVPGGVPGSTGEAAPPPPPDPPKDAQVPTGPVRKSEGVLKGNAINRVQPDYPPVAKSARIQGAVVVEIVIDEKGNVTSARAVSGPALLQQAAVSAARRWTFKPTVLNGQPVKVAGAITFNFVLN; encoded by the coding sequence ATGTTCGACACGATGGTTGAATCCACTTCGCAAGTCAAAGATGCTGGTCGGCGCTCGGCCTTTATGGCTGTAACTTTCGTCATCTGGGTCGTTGGCTTTACCGGCCTAGTCATTTGGCAGGTTTGGACGGCGGCGGCTGAGTTGAGCCAATCTGCCAATGATGTCACCCTGCTCGCCCCGCCACCGCCACCACCGCCGCCGCCACCACCACCACCGGCCGCGACGACATCGGTGCCGCAGACCAAAGCGCCGGTCGTGGATGACACGTTTACGGCACCAAAGGAAGTGCCGAAGGAAATCAAGGAAATTCCCAAGCAGGCGCAACTTCGCTCACGGGTTGGTGATGCCAGCAGCAGTGATGCGGCTGGGATGGTTGGTGGTGTCCCAGGTGGTGTGCCGGGTGGTGTGCCGGGTGGTGTGCCGGGTGGTGTGCCGGGGAGCACTGGCGAGGCTGCCCCGCCACCGCCGCCAGACCCCCCGAAGGATGCTCAGGTGCCAACTGGCCCCGTACGCAAGAGTGAAGGGGTTCTCAAGGGGAATGCCATCAACCGTGTCCAACCCGATTATCCTCCGGTTGCCAAGTCGGCCCGGATTCAGGGCGCAGTGGTGGTTGAAATCGTCATAGACGAGAAGGGAAATGTCACGAGCGCACGTGCTGTGAGCGGCCCGGCCCTCCTACAGCAAGCGGCCGTCAGCGCTGCGCGCCGGTGGACATTCAAACCAACGGTTCTCAACGGTCAGCCAGTGAAAGTGGCCGGAGCGATTACATTCAACTTTGTACTCAACTAA
- a CDS encoding MotA/TolQ/ExbB proton channel family protein, whose product MTLLLTKFGLLAMQALITFAQEGGKAETEDFTLLGMIRKMGPTALAVAIILFLMSVYSIAIMVERFLTYTQAKTQSREFAPKVAQALKNDRIEEAINIADQHRKSHLAVVVNAGLQEFRAHQNDTQLSGDVIEASKRALQRAVAVKMAEFKKGLSGLATIGSTAPFVGLFGTVIGIINAFQGMKEAEGAGIGAVAGGISEALIETAFGLLVAVPAVWMFNYFTSKIEAYNVEMENSSSELIDYFLKRRGAR is encoded by the coding sequence ATGACGTTGCTTTTGACAAAATTCGGCTTGCTGGCAATGCAGGCGCTCATCACGTTTGCCCAGGAAGGCGGCAAGGCCGAAACGGAAGACTTCACCTTGCTCGGCATGATTCGGAAGATGGGTCCAACGGCGCTGGCTGTTGCCATCATCTTGTTTCTCATGTCGGTCTATTCCATCGCCATCATGGTTGAGCGGTTTCTGACCTACACCCAAGCCAAGACCCAGTCCCGTGAGTTTGCGCCAAAGGTGGCGCAAGCACTGAAGAATGACCGCATTGAAGAGGCGATCAACATTGCTGATCAGCATCGCAAGAGCCACCTGGCCGTTGTCGTCAACGCTGGGTTGCAGGAGTTTCGCGCTCACCAAAATGATACCCAACTTTCAGGCGATGTCATTGAAGCTTCCAAGCGGGCCCTCCAGCGTGCAGTCGCCGTTAAGATGGCTGAATTCAAGAAGGGGCTTTCAGGATTGGCCACAATTGGTTCAACGGCGCCCTTTGTCGGCTTGTTTGGTACGGTCATCGGTATCATCAACGCCTTCCAGGGTATGAAAGAAGCCGAAGGGGCTGGGATTGGAGCTGTGGCTGGTGGTATCTCCGAAGCCCTCATCGAAACCGCCTTTGGGTTGCTCGTGGCGGTTCCGGCTGTGTGGATGTTTAACTACTTTACCAGCAAGATTGAAGCCTACAACGTCGAGATGGAAAACTCATCGTCTGAGTTGATTGATTATTTCCTCAAGCGGCGAGGAGCGCGCTAA
- a CDS encoding PAS domain S-box protein, translated as MREILEPIAHQLQSPQDLDRVLSSIVQRAAESVTAVCARLWLIRRGDLCQTCRWANDCPDKRRCLHLKANFGIPVDAPYRRAPLTVLSGEQLARGGVVAWTPPPSAAAMLLDPRLADEQGVVSFMAHPLRVENRVLGLLAVFGARMFTAVDFETCAVQAAAASAAIRVAELANRVQRADATVRDKARESEQQSRLLTAVLTHSSDRAIVIEDLDGNILAFNEGARRAYGYEPEEVIGRATAEKLHAPDDWRRGEVSKIYQHALEQGTYTGDIRRRRHDGQVFVERTTLTTLRDEEGDPAGFIAIAPVAPEPAAAVLAALDEVAAVRRLEDFAPETLAQMCQLSQAAGAALFALDGGALSARSLHGESAFAPGLLGQKLFPSDAPELFRSLEQGQVESVGATVGRLLADASGGALVIPMLRQQVQAVVVVASPRPGFEMPLLRLARGASALLRWQLLSADLSAREQSLAEAEAAQTARYEALVRDRDMALAKVADLEQQVQSAQVAVQQAATARQITEERAVQLESKVAELEAEYGRLQEVCRQSEVAAEQARQATTEALARCEALNAGQVTALRERDLFKARVELLEADLRQTRQRAERSAHQHAEALVRIHELEGQLAELAQKRHEDEQTLAEAQHHYEAAHRQMMERSLQLEAMLAESQQVQSAHEAEIAQLATRLTSLATEVTAAQQERLDAQHQAEALRQDLEATQQLLTEAMALRQAAERAVAEIEERAAKLLSEVIVSQEEQARLIKEYEHLEAELASAKSGMEQQAQAMAMLEGHIDLLERSLATSEVARAALSQRIETLLEERTAWRQVIDGLEARLTALSTTDRSVEHGTPSTVSEAMAAQLTALQATLTQREAENASLRQRLALLQGTYRETVEVLQSRLDDLTKLSAITGAHRKLEDVLLGTSSAMEASPVIIVACDDEPFRATLSGWCQQSGYRASPVSDGDAALAALMLDLPHGIVLAGDPVHISETYRRVRRNPDWRNLPIVVVTPESFTGVSASPSTTTLAQHSASPTALHKALRMLVTERTRHPSVPG; from the coding sequence ATGCGCGAGATTCTTGAACCGATTGCCCATCAGCTTCAAAGCCCACAAGACCTGGATCGGGTGCTCTCTTCGATTGTGCAGCGGGCGGCGGAAAGCGTCACCGCTGTTTGTGCGCGGCTCTGGCTCATCCGGCGCGGCGATCTGTGCCAAACATGTCGGTGGGCAAATGACTGCCCAGACAAGCGGCGCTGCCTGCATTTGAAAGCCAACTTTGGCATTCCCGTGGACGCTCCCTACCGGCGCGCGCCGTTGACGGTGCTGTCCGGCGAACAGTTGGCACGGGGTGGGGTCGTGGCCTGGACGCCACCGCCTTCGGCCGCGGCCATGCTCCTTGATCCGCGGTTGGCCGACGAGCAGGGGGTGGTGTCATTTATGGCGCATCCGTTGCGAGTTGAAAATCGCGTGCTTGGACTCCTTGCCGTGTTCGGGGCGCGAATGTTTACGGCCGTGGACTTTGAGACCTGTGCTGTACAGGCGGCGGCGGCCTCAGCGGCCATACGGGTTGCCGAGCTGGCCAATCGCGTTCAGCGAGCTGATGCCACCGTCCGCGATAAAGCCCGCGAATCCGAGCAGCAGTCGCGGCTGCTCACCGCCGTTCTGACGCATTCATCCGACCGGGCAATTGTCATTGAAGACCTGGATGGCAACATTTTGGCCTTCAATGAAGGCGCGCGGCGTGCCTATGGCTACGAGCCTGAAGAGGTCATTGGACGGGCGACAGCAGAAAAGCTCCATGCGCCGGATGATTGGCGGCGTGGCGAGGTTTCAAAAATCTATCAACACGCGCTCGAACAAGGAACCTACACCGGGGACATTCGCCGGCGGCGGCACGATGGCCAAGTCTTTGTGGAGCGCACGACGCTAACCACCTTGCGTGATGAAGAGGGCGATCCGGCTGGCTTCATTGCTATTGCTCCTGTGGCGCCAGAGCCGGCGGCGGCGGTGCTGGCCGCGCTCGACGAGGTCGCTGCGGTCCGGCGGTTAGAAGACTTCGCCCCAGAAACTCTGGCGCAGATGTGTCAGTTGAGTCAGGCGGCGGGCGCAGCGCTGTTCGCGCTCGACGGAGGGGCCCTGTCCGCCCGTAGCCTTCACGGTGAGTCAGCTTTCGCGCCCGGTTTGCTTGGACAGAAATTGTTTCCAAGTGATGCGCCAGAATTATTCCGGTCGTTGGAGCAAGGGCAGGTCGAGTCGGTGGGCGCCACGGTGGGGCGGCTTCTCGCTGATGCTTCAGGCGGGGCCTTGGTGATTCCAATGCTGCGCCAACAAGTGCAAGCGGTGGTCGTGGTGGCGTCTCCACGTCCGGGTTTTGAAATGCCGCTACTCCGTTTGGCGCGTGGCGCTTCGGCGTTGCTGCGGTGGCAACTGCTTTCGGCGGACCTGAGCGCGCGTGAGCAGTCCCTAGCGGAGGCGGAGGCCGCCCAAACCGCCCGCTATGAGGCGCTTGTGCGCGACCGTGACATGGCTTTGGCAAAAGTGGCTGACCTAGAACAGCAGGTGCAGTCTGCGCAAGTGGCTGTCCAGCAAGCAGCCACGGCGCGACAGATCACTGAGGAACGGGCGGTGCAGCTCGAATCGAAGGTAGCTGAACTCGAGGCCGAGTATGGGCGACTGCAAGAAGTTTGCCGGCAGTCTGAGGTGGCGGCTGAACAGGCGCGCCAGGCAACCACTGAAGCGCTTGCTCGCTGTGAGGCGCTGAATGCTGGACAGGTGACGGCCCTACGCGAGCGTGACCTGTTCAAGGCGCGCGTCGAGTTGCTTGAAGCAGATTTGCGCCAAACCCGCCAGCGGGCGGAGCGTTCAGCGCACCAGCATGCCGAGGCGCTTGTGCGCATTCATGAGCTTGAAGGCCAGCTAGCAGAGCTTGCCCAGAAACGCCACGAGGATGAGCAGACCCTGGCGGAGGCGCAACATCACTATGAGGCGGCCCATCGCCAAATGATGGAGCGTTCGCTGCAACTCGAAGCCATGCTGGCTGAGTCACAACAGGTGCAGTCGGCGCACGAAGCCGAGATCGCACAGTTGGCAACTCGCTTGACTTCGCTCGCAACCGAGGTGACGGCTGCCCAGCAGGAGCGCCTCGATGCTCAACACCAGGCCGAGGCGCTGCGCCAGGACCTGGAAGCAACCCAGCAGTTGCTCACCGAAGCCATGGCTCTGCGTCAGGCGGCCGAGCGCGCTGTGGCTGAAATTGAAGAGCGGGCCGCGAAGCTGTTATCCGAGGTCATCGTCTCACAAGAAGAGCAAGCTCGACTCATCAAAGAGTATGAGCACTTGGAAGCCGAGCTGGCATCTGCCAAGTCCGGGATGGAGCAGCAAGCTCAAGCCATGGCGATGTTGGAAGGGCACATAGACCTGCTTGAACGCTCACTGGCGACCAGCGAAGTGGCGCGCGCTGCCCTGTCACAGCGCATCGAAACCCTTCTAGAAGAGCGGACGGCCTGGCGTCAGGTGATTGATGGACTGGAGGCTCGTCTTACGGCACTATCCACCACAGACCGGTCGGTCGAACACGGAACGCCCTCCACTGTGTCGGAAGCGATGGCGGCTCAGCTCACAGCGCTGCAAGCAACGCTTACCCAGCGTGAGGCTGAAAACGCCTCTCTGCGCCAGCGGCTGGCGCTGCTACAGGGCACCTATCGGGAAACGGTTGAAGTCCTGCAATCGCGCCTTGACGATCTCACCAAACTCTCTGCCATCACAGGCGCGCATCGCAAGCTCGAAGATGTTTTGCTGGGCACTTCGTCCGCGATGGAAGCTTCACCGGTCATTATCGTGGCGTGTGACGACGAACCATTTCGCGCGACCTTGAGTGGCTGGTGCCAGCAGTCTGGTTATCGGGCAAGTCCGGTGAGCGACGGAGACGCGGCCTTGGCGGCGCTCATGCTTGATCTGCCCCACGGTATCGTTCTGGCCGGCGATCCAGTCCATATCAGCGAGACGTACCGCCGGGTACGCCGCAACCCAGACTGGCGTAACCTGCCGATTGTCGTTGTAACGCCGGAGTCCTTTACCGGCGTTTCGGCTTCGCCTTCGACAACGACATTGGCGCAACACTCTGCTTCACCGACTGCCTTGCACAAAGCGTTACGTATGCTGGTCACTGAGCGAACGCGCCATCCATCAGTGCCCGGCTGA
- the secF gene encoding protein translocase subunit SecF, with protein sequence MIELFRNPSYDFLGKAKYFIIFSAIVLVAGCISMVVRGFNLGVDFAGGTKLTVRFVSPPDENQIRDALRKGGYSPDKVVIQRTGKQLSQSDRNEVFINTPQTEADVDGDKRKITEALQQHYGTPVPADKLDLNLVGASTLAARLTEQDLLELKKTLPPGEAEKEYQRFAEQVIQQRDAAGGTLSDIKRISLASFDPKMAEALEQVAAIGSFNVVSAEIVGPQVGKDLRNRAIIVTIIACFGMLLFIAFRFEWVYGVAAVIAVVHDVLITLGLFSLFQWEISLTFIAAMLTLVGYSMNDTIVIFDRIREQLAQRRREDFAAVTNDAINQTLSRTVITSGLTLLSVLALVLFGGEVLKSFSLALLVGILFGTYSSIAIASPVLLWWKRYFEQRQPIAAPAESPSSSASSKKSASPRAKSAPTR encoded by the coding sequence ATGATTGAACTATTTCGCAATCCTAGTTACGACTTCCTTGGCAAGGCCAAGTACTTCATCATCTTTTCGGCGATCGTTCTGGTCGCTGGGTGTATCTCGATGGTGGTGCGTGGCTTCAACCTCGGCGTGGACTTCGCCGGCGGCACAAAGCTCACCGTGCGCTTCGTCTCGCCACCTGATGAGAACCAGATTCGTGACGCCCTCCGCAAAGGCGGTTATTCGCCGGACAAAGTCGTGATTCAGCGAACGGGCAAGCAGTTGAGCCAGTCTGATCGCAATGAGGTCTTTATCAATACGCCCCAAACCGAGGCAGACGTGGATGGCGATAAGCGCAAAATCACCGAGGCGTTACAGCAGCACTATGGGACGCCGGTTCCGGCTGACAAGCTTGACCTCAACTTGGTTGGGGCGTCTACGTTGGCGGCCCGTTTGACTGAGCAAGACTTGCTAGAACTGAAGAAAACCCTGCCGCCCGGCGAAGCCGAAAAGGAATATCAGCGGTTTGCCGAGCAGGTAATTCAGCAGCGGGACGCGGCCGGCGGAACGCTGTCTGACATCAAGCGGATTTCACTTGCCAGCTTTGATCCGAAAATGGCCGAAGCCCTCGAACAGGTCGCCGCGATCGGTAGTTTCAATGTCGTCAGCGCCGAGATTGTTGGTCCACAAGTCGGCAAAGACCTGCGCAATCGCGCCATCATTGTAACCATCATCGCCTGCTTTGGGATGCTGCTTTTCATTGCTTTCCGGTTTGAGTGGGTTTACGGCGTAGCTGCCGTGATTGCGGTCGTTCACGATGTCCTGATTACCTTGGGACTCTTTTCGCTGTTCCAATGGGAGATTTCGTTGACGTTCATTGCGGCGATGCTGACGCTGGTCGGCTACTCGATGAATGACACGATAGTCATCTTTGACCGAATCCGCGAACAACTCGCCCAGCGACGACGCGAGGATTTTGCGGCGGTCACCAATGACGCCATCAATCAGACCCTCTCGCGGACGGTTATTACTTCTGGTTTGACTCTCCTCTCCGTTCTGGCCCTGGTGCTTTTCGGTGGTGAAGTGCTCAAGAGCTTCTCGTTGGCACTGCTGGTGGGCATTTTGTTTGGAACCTACTCATCCATTGCGATTGCCAGCCCGGTTCTGCTCTGGTGGAAGCGTTATTTCGAGCAGCGCCAGCCGATAGCGGCGCCGGCCGAGTCACCCTCATCCTCCGCCAGCAGCAAGAAGTCCGCCAGTCCGCGGGCAAAGTCAGCGCCGACTCGCTAA
- a CDS encoding HIT family protein: MDVLWSPWRYRYIAGLDRQDDLVVPPDCPFCRIPAESRDVDNFVLYRGRHNFVILNIHPYINGHTMVVPYAHVATLGALPTEAGYEMFDLTRHLTEILTKEYRAMGCNVGMNLGQAAGAGIADHLHMHIMPRWLGDVNFITTIGETRVLPEELATTYARLRPYFDHYVPADQSPNAS; the protein is encoded by the coding sequence GTGGACGTACTATGGAGTCCGTGGCGTTACCGGTACATTGCGGGCCTTGATCGCCAGGATGATCTCGTTGTGCCGCCTGACTGTCCCTTTTGTCGTATTCCGGCTGAGTCACGGGATGTGGATAACTTCGTGCTGTATCGTGGGCGACATAACTTTGTCATTCTCAACATCCACCCGTACATCAATGGTCACACGATGGTGGTACCCTATGCGCATGTCGCCACACTCGGCGCGTTGCCGACCGAAGCCGGTTATGAAATGTTTGATTTGACGCGGCATCTGACGGAAATTCTCACCAAAGAGTACCGTGCCATGGGGTGCAATGTGGGCATGAATCTCGGTCAAGCCGCCGGGGCCGGGATTGCCGACCACCTGCACATGCACATCATGCCGCGCTGGCTTGGCGATGTGAACTTCATTACGACCATTGGCGAAACGCGGGTGCTCCCAGAGGAGCTGGCGACGACCTACGCCCGCCTCCGTCCGTACTTCGACCACTACGTACCTGCTGACCAGTCGCCAAATGCAAGTTAG
- the pnp gene encoding polyribonucleotide nucleotidyltransferase, producing MYVKQSIKVGGRELSLETGKIAKQADGAVVMTCGETVVLVTAVAAKEASARGFFPLTVDYREYGYASGRIPGGYFKREGRPTEREILTCRLIDRPLRPLFTEGYDSETQVIALVMSADKQNDPDVLAITGASAALYISDIPFETPIAGVRVGMVDGKLVINPTYQEMRGSNLNLTVAGSEDAIVMVEAGAKEVSEETMVEALLFGHSEIKRLCALQHELRAKVGKPKRVVAPVVLDEAMLQSLTADYTDRLRAALDVRGRDKLASYAEVDALEKEVVERYPAEAPDQRAMARRVFEYLKEKIFRDDILLNRRRPDGRKFSEIRPIEIEVGVLPRAHGSALFTRGETQAIVTATLGTSQDVQYLDDLESGEVKRDFMLNYNFLPFSVGEVGRMGSPGRREVGHGALAHRALQAVLPTEDFPYVTRVVSDITESNGSSSMATVCGGALALMDAGVPIKAPVAGVAMGLVMSEKRYAVLTDIAGAEDHYGDMDFKVAGTRHGITALQMDIKVKGLNAQILADALQQAKQGRLYILDKMQAALAAPRPQINALAPRILTLQIPVAKIRDVIGSGGKVVRGIVEKTGCKIDIEDSGRVIIAAADQDAGQRARAMIEAIIEEAEPGKTYLGTVTRIADFGAFVEIFPGTEGLLHISEIANYRVRSVADELREGQQLMVKCLSTDPSGKIRLSRRALLDENASGNGEVDPSAERSSTPERSASPEREGDRRPRRR from the coding sequence ATGTATGTCAAGCAAAGCATAAAAGTCGGTGGGCGCGAACTCTCGCTCGAAACTGGAAAAATCGCAAAACAGGCGGATGGCGCAGTTGTCATGACGTGTGGCGAAACCGTCGTTCTGGTCACGGCGGTTGCCGCCAAGGAAGCGAGCGCGCGGGGCTTCTTTCCACTGACGGTTGATTATCGAGAGTATGGATATGCTTCGGGACGCATTCCAGGCGGCTACTTCAAGCGCGAAGGTCGTCCGACGGAACGTGAGATTCTGACGTGCCGCCTGATTGACCGCCCACTTCGTCCATTGTTTACCGAAGGTTACGACAGCGAAACCCAGGTTATCGCGCTGGTCATGTCGGCTGACAAACAAAACGATCCAGATGTGCTGGCGATTACCGGCGCTTCAGCGGCGCTCTACATTTCTGACATCCCCTTTGAAACACCGATTGCTGGCGTTCGGGTTGGGATGGTGGACGGTAAACTGGTCATCAATCCAACCTACCAGGAGATGCGTGGATCGAACCTCAACTTGACCGTTGCCGGCAGTGAGGATGCAATTGTCATGGTTGAAGCTGGCGCGAAAGAAGTCAGTGAAGAAACCATGGTTGAGGCGCTGCTCTTCGGTCATAGCGAAATCAAGCGCCTGTGCGCGCTCCAGCACGAGCTGCGCGCCAAGGTTGGGAAACCCAAACGGGTGGTTGCTCCGGTTGTGCTGGATGAAGCCATGCTGCAATCGCTCACCGCCGACTACACCGACCGCCTGCGGGCAGCGCTCGACGTGCGCGGACGTGACAAGTTGGCGAGCTATGCCGAAGTGGATGCGCTTGAAAAAGAGGTCGTCGAGCGTTATCCGGCCGAGGCGCCAGACCAGCGCGCCATGGCGCGGCGGGTGTTTGAGTATCTAAAAGAGAAAATCTTTCGGGATGACATCTTGCTGAATCGGCGGCGTCCTGACGGGCGCAAGTTTTCTGAAATTCGGCCCATCGAGATTGAGGTGGGCGTTTTGCCGCGCGCCCATGGCAGCGCCTTGTTCACGCGCGGCGAAACCCAGGCCATCGTCACCGCAACGCTCGGCACGAGCCAGGATGTTCAATATCTGGACGACCTCGAGTCTGGCGAGGTCAAGCGCGACTTCATGCTGAACTATAACTTCCTACCGTTTAGCGTTGGTGAAGTTGGGCGCATGGGGAGTCCGGGGCGGCGGGAAGTCGGCCATGGCGCGTTGGCCCACCGGGCGTTGCAGGCCGTCTTACCGACCGAAGATTTTCCCTATGTCACGCGCGTCGTCTCTGACATTACAGAATCAAACGGCTCATCCTCAATGGCAACGGTCTGCGGTGGGGCGTTGGCCCTGATGGATGCCGGCGTGCCGATCAAAGCGCCGGTGGCTGGCGTCGCCATGGGGCTGGTGATGAGCGAGAAGCGATACGCTGTCCTGACCGATATTGCCGGCGCGGAAGATCACTACGGCGACATGGATTTCAAGGTTGCCGGGACGCGGCATGGCATCACGGCATTGCAGATGGACATCAAGGTCAAGGGCCTCAATGCCCAAATCCTTGCCGACGCCCTCCAGCAGGCCAAGCAGGGACGGCTTTACATTCTGGACAAGATGCAAGCCGCGTTGGCTGCCCCACGCCCGCAAATCAACGCGCTGGCCCCGCGTATCCTGACGCTGCAAATCCCGGTGGCCAAAATTCGGGATGTCATCGGCAGCGGTGGCAAGGTCGTGCGTGGGATTGTCGAAAAAACCGGGTGCAAAATTGATATTGAAGACTCCGGGCGCGTCATCATTGCCGCGGCTGACCAAGACGCCGGCCAGCGCGCGCGGGCAATGATCGAAGCCATCATCGAGGAAGCCGAACCTGGGAAGACCTACCTTGGCACAGTGACGCGCATTGCGGACTTTGGCGCGTTTGTCGAAATTTTCCCCGGCACGGAAGGGCTGCTTCACATTTCGGAAATTGCCAACTACCGGGTTCGTTCGGTGGCTGATGAGTTGCGGGAAGGGCAGCAATTGATGGTGAAGTGCCTCAGTACGGACCCGAGCGGAAAAATTCGGCTCAGTCGGCGGGCGTTGCTCGATGAGAATGCATCGGGCAATGGCGAAGTTGACCCATCGGCGGAACGTTCCTCGACGCCAGAGCGTTCAGCTTCGCCGGAACGGGAAGGCGACCGTCGTCCACGGCGTCGCTGA
- the secD gene encoding protein translocase subunit SecD, protein MRENVLQRAIVILVVTLGCLYVTLIGWRSPRLDDFKSFDQIKQNLANNIKLGLDLKGGSHLVMQVMVDEALKKLTDDNAEKAKNLLEGIGISVKETKTLSPTQLAITVADAGRIGEARDKVLEDFGKSEWVATLSGDTVTFSLVERVAQEYRQRAVEQAMLIIENRINAFGVAEPTLQRYGGEQNHQILLQLPGVDDPERVKKTLVLESNLELRPVDGTYRTYATLEEARLAVGGRTDVEALPLDERDDDEMLDEEGNPVAQRKSRPKADAPTQYLLVLKTPIIVGRDLRDAFASSGSLDGEGDYRIVFKLKDEGAKKFADWTGQNIGKGLAIVLNGRVKSAPTIRGQIRETGEITGNFTKASAEDLALVLRSGALPARIVYLEERTVGPSLGADSIRQGVAASIAGLIFIMVFMVVYYRLSGVNAIISLILNLVMLLAVMVMFGAVLTLPGIAGVILTIGMAVDSNVLIFERIREELRLDKPVLTAVELGFDKAFVTILDTHVTTVVSSLILFVFGTGPIRGFAVTLLAGLLANIFTATFVSKTMFGYVLSRSERPSELSI, encoded by the coding sequence ATGCGCGAAAATGTTCTCCAACGGGCCATTGTCATTCTGGTTGTGACGTTAGGGTGTTTGTATGTCACGCTGATTGGCTGGCGTTCCCCACGCCTCGATGACTTCAAGTCGTTTGATCAAATCAAACAGAACCTTGCGAACAACATCAAACTAGGTTTGGACCTCAAGGGCGGTTCCCATCTTGTGATGCAGGTGATGGTGGATGAGGCGCTCAAAAAACTAACGGATGACAATGCCGAGAAAGCCAAGAACCTTCTGGAGGGCATCGGCATCTCGGTCAAGGAAACCAAGACCCTCTCTCCGACTCAGCTTGCCATCACGGTGGCGGACGCCGGGCGCATTGGTGAGGCGCGTGACAAAGTACTGGAAGATTTTGGAAAGTCGGAGTGGGTCGCCACCCTGAGTGGCGATACCGTGACATTCTCGCTCGTTGAGCGGGTTGCCCAGGAGTATCGGCAGCGGGCGGTCGAGCAAGCCATGCTCATCATCGAGAACCGCATCAACGCTTTTGGCGTGGCCGAGCCGACGCTCCAGCGGTATGGTGGCGAGCAAAATCACCAAATCTTGCTCCAGTTACCTGGTGTGGATGATCCAGAGCGCGTCAAGAAGACCCTTGTTCTGGAGTCGAACTTGGAGTTGCGTCCGGTGGATGGCACATACCGGACATACGCGACGCTCGAAGAGGCGCGCCTGGCCGTGGGTGGCCGGACCGATGTTGAAGCTTTGCCGCTGGATGAGCGCGATGACGATGAAATGCTGGATGAGGAAGGCAATCCGGTCGCACAGCGTAAGTCGCGACCCAAGGCGGATGCGCCAACGCAGTATTTGCTCGTCCTGAAAACGCCAATCATCGTTGGGCGTGACCTGCGTGATGCGTTTGCTTCGTCAGGCAGTTTGGACGGTGAGGGCGACTACCGCATTGTCTTCAAGCTCAAAGATGAAGGAGCGAAAAAGTTTGCAGACTGGACCGGTCAAAACATTGGCAAAGGTTTGGCGATTGTTCTGAACGGTCGGGTTAAGTCAGCCCCAACCATTCGTGGTCAAATCCGGGAAACCGGTGAGATAACCGGGAACTTCACCAAGGCTTCAGCCGAGGACCTCGCCCTGGTGTTGCGCTCCGGTGCACTGCCGGCACGGATTGTTTACTTGGAAGAGCGAACGGTTGGCCCGTCCCTGGGGGCGGACTCGATTCGGCAGGGCGTGGCGGCGTCAATCGCCGGACTGATTTTCATCATGGTCTTTATGGTCGTGTACTACCGGTTGTCGGGCGTCAACGCCATCATTTCCCTTATTCTCAACTTGGTGATGTTGTTGGCGGTGATGGTGATGTTTGGTGCGGTGCTCACGCTCCCTGGCATTGCCGGCGTCATCCTCACGATTGGCATGGCGGTGGATTCGAATGTGCTTATCTTCGAGCGGATTCGTGAGGAACTACGGTTGGATAAACCAGTTCTCACTGCCGTTGAGCTGGGTTTCGACAAAGCGTTTGTGACCATTCTGGATACGCATGTCACAACGGTTGTGTCGTCATTGATTCTGTTTGTTTTCGGTACGGGACCGATTCGGGGTTTCGCCGTCACACTCTTAGCCGGGCTGTTGGCGAATATCTTCACGGCCACCTTTGTATCGAAGACGATGTTTGGGTATGTGTTGTCGCGTTCAGAGCGTCCATCTGAGCTCAGCATCTAG
- a CDS encoding integration host factor subunit beta yields MTKAELVEAVARAADLTKKDAEVVVDEVFAAIIESLNRGEKIELRGFGSFRIRQRNSRRGRNPKTGDAVDIPAKAVPYFKPGKELRELINHEAH; encoded by the coding sequence ATGACGAAAGCCGAACTGGTGGAAGCGGTGGCGCGTGCTGCCGACCTGACGAAAAAGGACGCCGAAGTCGTCGTGGACGAGGTCTTCGCTGCCATTATCGAGTCCTTGAACCGCGGTGAAAAAATTGAATTGCGCGGTTTTGGTTCGTTTCGCATCCGGCAGCGCAACTCACGGCGTGGGCGCAATCCCAAAACTGGTGACGCGGTGGACATTCCAGCCAAAGCGGTTCCTTATTTCAAGCCAGGCAAGGAGTTGCGGGAACTGATCAACCACGAAGCGCATTAA